Proteins from a genomic interval of Capsicum annuum cultivar UCD-10X-F1 chromosome 4, UCD10Xv1.1, whole genome shotgun sequence:
- the LOC107869475 gene encoding LOW QUALITY PROTEIN: inactive poly [ADP-ribose] polymerase RCD1 (The sequence of the model RefSeq protein was modified relative to this genomic sequence to represent the inferred CDS: inserted 1 base in 1 codon), with translation MTNTPTPTASASCSTSKIGGNESDAPAMLSSDVVYAAEPAVDGNKMKISVPLNRMISKDGVVVSPVTIEVPIPRTMLLPESGRWPDHAQLLFQNRMNFKESGKPVRFVFYKGGEWSRFGDGVVDVLSSAFVSGKAMYEVDIGSFKFIFDFYRMIAIDFVRGIEMFIGWMDDNNKWCFPKVVFEGSENMESRKIELELRTTENKSTGEELGKRKRESEENEGEKGECSPSHIKQQRVVDTQLLPPKWPRTRLLREEERLNQMIKGLILSFLSAEATVTGVHQCLRTGPPFQTFQNTVETVRRARGEPLEYAWYGTSSKNVDCIERTTTTTTTNPVYSHLVGSGVRCTQSIPDTGIGVESTGTRSQGSLCSVSGEEKGIYSGSAYQPLYRYQGEAGIRPIGHCSILGKLEQVDFQSKQLSPSTADFDNGVXLTNPNLYVVWPSYMKTHILPVCIVSYKFELLTVGKYCSFSLLSFVSITFEYRERNGTLKCKYRSTRW, from the exons ATGACGAACACACCGACACCAACCGCTAGCGCTTCCTGTTCTACGTCGAAAATCGGTGGCAATGAAAGTGATGCTCCTGCAATGTTGAGTTCCGATGTTGTGTATGCTGCTGAGCCAGCTGTCGATGGAAACAAGATGAAAATTTCTGTTCCTCTTAACAGGATGATAAGCAAGGATGGTGTTGTTGTTTCTCCAGTGACGATTGAGGTTCCTATACCGAGAACAATGCTGTTACCAGAATCAGGGAGGTGGCCTGATCATGCTCAGTTGTTGTTCCAGAATCGCATGAATTTTAAGGAAAGCGGAAAACCTGTAAGGTTTGTGTTCTACAAGGGTGGAGAGTGGTCGAGATTCGGGGATGGAGTGGTTGATGTGTTGAGTTCAGCCTTTGTAAGTGGCAAAGCTATGTATGAGGTGGATATTGGAagctttaaatttatatttgatttttatcGTATGATAGCTATTGATTTTGTCAGGGGGATAGAGATGTTTATAGGTTGGATGGATGACAATAACAAGTGGTGTTTTCCTAAGGTTGTCTTTGAGGGTTCAGAAAACATGGAGAGTCGCAAGATTGAACTGGAGCTAAGAACCACTGAGAACAAGTCAACTGGAGAAGAGTTGGGAAAGAGGAAGAGGGAAAGCGAGGAGAACGAAGGGGAGAAGGGAGAATGCAGTCCATCTCATATCAAACAGCAGCGTGTTGTCGACACTCAATTGCTGCCACCAAAGTGGCCAAGGACAAGGTTACTGAGGGAGGAGGAGAGACTGAATCAGATGATAAAGGGTTTAATCTTGTCTTTTTTGAGTGCTGAAGCAACAGTCACTGGTGTTCATCAGTGTCTTAGAACGGGGCCGCCGTTTCAGACTTTTCAAAACACTGTGGAGACCGTAAGGAGAGCAAGAGGGGAGCCTCTTGAGTATGCGTGGTATGGCACATCGTCCAAAAATGTGGACTGCATTGAgcgtacaacaacaacaacaacaacaaacccagtgtattcccacctagtggggtcgggggtaagatgtacgcagtccata CCAGATACTGGAATTGGAGTAGAATCAACGGGGACTCGGAG CCAGGGTTCCCTTTGTTCGGTGTCCGGGGAAGAGAAAGGAATCTATTCGGGAAGCGCTTACCAGCCCCTTTATCGATACCAAGGGGAAGCAGGAATTAGACCAATAGGGCACTGCTCTATATTGGGAAAGCTTGAACAGGTGGATTTCCAATCTAAGCAACTGTCTCCGTCAACTGCGGATTTTGATAATGGAG ACTTGACGAATCCAAACTTATATGTGGTGTGGCCTAGCTATATGAAAACGCACATTCTACCAGTCTGTATAGTCAGCTATAAATTCGAGCTTCTAACGGTAGGTAAATATTGTTCCTTTTCATTATTATCATTCGTTTCAATTACTTTTGAATATCGTGAGAGAAATGGAACACTCAAGTGCAAATACAGGTCTACTAGATGGTGA